The Gemmatimonas aurantiaca T-27 DNA segment TGATCCGCATCACCGATGCCAAGGGCAAAGGCATCCGCAACGTGCTGGTCCGCTGGCGCGTCACCAGCGGCGGTGGACGGGTCACCAACGATTCCATCCGCACCAGTGCCTCTGGTGAAGCATCGTCCGGCGGATGGCTGCTTGGCACGACCTCTGGCACACAAACGTTGCAGGCCACGTCAGATGGCGTCCCGGCGGTGACCTTTACCGCGACCGCCGCGCCGGGCCCGGTCAATCAGCTCGCGCGCGCCAGTGTCGACGTGCAAACAGCCACCGTGAACACGCTGGTCGATGCTCCGCCGGCTGTGCGCGCCGAAGACCAGTTTGGCAATCCGGTGCCCGGTGTCGCAGTGCAGTTTGCCGTGACCTTGGGCGGTGGCACGATCACCGGTGAACAGCAGACCACCAATGCCCTGGGGATCGCGACGGTCGGCTCGTGGCGTTTGGGTACCACGGCGGGTCAGCAAGTGCTCAACGTGGCTGCCACGGGCACGTTTGGTACGGTGTTCGGTGCCACCGCCTTGGCGGGACCGGCCGTGTCACTGATCAAGATCGCGGGCGACAACCAGCGGGGTGTGGTGGGTCTGCCGGTGCCGATCGCGCCGGGCGTGCGGGCGGTGGATGCGTTCAACAATCCGGTAGGCAATGTGCCGGTCACATTCACACCAGGCCCGAACTCGGGCACGATCACCGGTGCCACCCGGGTGACCGACCTTGCGACGGGCGCTGCATTTGCGGGCAACTGGACCCTGGGATCCCAGACCACACAGACGCTCATTGCCACCAGTTCGCTGCTGCCAACCGTCTCGCTGACGTTCACGGCACAGGCCACCACGTCTCTGTTCGACATCGACGTGCGCTTCGTGGGCGATGGCGGCAGCACCATTGTGCGCAATGCCTTCGCCACCGCTGCGAGCAAGTGGCGCCAGATCATCGCGGGCGACATGCACAACACCATCATCCGTCAGCCCGCGGGTTTGTGCACGGATTGGATGCCTGCCCTCGACGAGATCGTCAACGATGTGGTCATCTTCGCACGCATCACCCCGATCGATGGCCCCGGCAAAATTCTTGGTCAGGCCGGCCCGTGCTCCATCAACAGTGGATCCCAGCTTTCGGCCATGGGCATCATGGAGTTCGATGAAGACGACATGGCCACCCTCATCGCCAACGGCAGTCTCACCGAAGTGATCCTGCATGAAATGGGTCACGTGCTGGGCATCGGGACGCTGTGGAACTTCCCGCCGAGTCGGCGCAGCCTGCTG contains these protein-coding regions:
- a CDS encoding leishmanolysin-related zinc metalloendopeptidase, with protein sequence MLSSMALLALAACGDDPQVPTEAVATGSLTANATVASSVGTAPMIRITDAKGKGIRNVLVRWRVTSGGGRVTNDSIRTSASGEASSGGWLLGTTSGTQTLQATSDGVPAVTFTATAAPGPVNQLARASVDVQTATVNTLVDAPPAVRAEDQFGNPVPGVAVQFAVTLGGGTITGEQQTTNALGIATVGSWRLGTTAGQQVLNVAATGTFGTVFGATALAGPAVSLIKIAGDNQRGVVGLPVPIAPGVRAVDAFNNPVGNVPVTFTPGPNSGTITGATRVTDLATGAAFAGNWTLGSQTTQTLIATSSLLPTVSLTFTAQATTSLFDIDVRFVGDGGSTIVRNAFATAASKWRQIIAGDMHNTIIRQPAGLCTDWMPALDEIVNDVVIFARITPIDGPGKILGQAGPCSINSGSQLSAMGIMEFDEDDMATLIANGSLTEVILHEMGHVLGIGTLWNFPPSRRSLLVGAGGEDPYFHGTTGRAQFSAISAMPYNGNPVPVENTGAAGTRDSHWRESVLTRELMTGFLNRNVTNPLSRLTVGSLQDLGYVVNLAAADPYTITTQLRYAFPFVEADVITLTNDIADLPLMEISPTGARTLIRAAASARSR